The following coding sequences lie in one Stenotrophomonas rhizophila genomic window:
- a CDS encoding fatty acid--CoA ligase, protein MSFATAADTPAPDAHAYPLLIKQLLLTPLAVRPEQEIVYGDNVRFDYRTLQARIGQLAGLLTSLGVKHGDTVAVMDWDSNRYLESYFAVPMLGAVLMMVNIRLAPEQIAYTLNHSGARVILANRAFLPVLDGIDDQLPDVRTRILLEDEADQPLPAGFVTEYEAGLRAATPVSHFPDFDENTRATMFYTTGTTGLPKGVYFSHRQLVLHSLAGMAALGSAASQGRLHRDDVYMPITPMFHVHAWGLPYVATLMGIKQVYPGRYLPGQLLALIAREKVTFSHCVPTILHMLLGHPSAADTDLSGWKVVIGGAALPRALAQQALARGIDIFGGYGMSETCPLLTLAQIDATALGGSDEALSLRTKAGIPVPLVDLRIVDEDMHDVAHDGVATGEVVVRAPWLTQGYLHNPDASAALWAGGYLHTGDIGNIDAAGYLRVADRIKDVIKTGGEWISSLALEDIIALHPAVNEVAVIGITDTKWGERPLPLVVRHAGSDVTEAEIIELVAARSRSGDISRFAIPDRVSFVDAIERTSVGKINKKKLRSLHDLGAAADAG, encoded by the coding sequence ATGTCATTTGCCACCGCCGCAGACACGCCCGCCCCCGACGCCCATGCCTACCCGCTGCTGATCAAGCAGCTGCTGCTCACGCCGCTGGCGGTGCGTCCCGAGCAGGAGATCGTCTACGGCGACAACGTGCGCTTCGACTACCGCACACTGCAGGCGCGCATCGGCCAGCTGGCCGGACTGTTGACGTCCCTTGGGGTCAAACACGGCGATACCGTGGCGGTGATGGACTGGGACAGCAACCGCTATCTGGAGAGCTATTTCGCCGTGCCGATGCTCGGTGCGGTGCTGATGATGGTGAACATCCGCCTGGCGCCCGAGCAGATTGCCTACACCCTCAACCACAGCGGTGCGCGCGTGATCCTGGCCAACCGCGCGTTCCTGCCGGTGCTGGACGGCATCGACGACCAGCTGCCGGATGTGCGCACACGGATTCTGCTGGAGGACGAGGCCGATCAGCCGCTGCCGGCGGGTTTCGTGACCGAGTATGAGGCCGGGCTGCGTGCCGCCACGCCGGTCAGCCACTTCCCGGACTTCGACGAGAACACCCGCGCCACGATGTTCTACACCACCGGCACCACCGGCCTGCCCAAAGGGGTGTACTTCAGCCATCGGCAGCTGGTGCTGCACTCGCTGGCGGGGATGGCCGCGCTGGGCAGTGCGGCCAGCCAGGGCCGCCTGCACCGCGACGATGTGTACATGCCGATCACGCCGATGTTCCATGTCCACGCCTGGGGCCTGCCGTACGTGGCCACGCTGATGGGCATCAAGCAGGTCTACCCCGGTCGCTACCTGCCGGGGCAGCTGCTGGCGTTGATCGCCCGCGAGAAGGTGACCTTCTCGCACTGCGTGCCCACCATCCTGCACATGCTGCTGGGCCACCCCAGCGCGGCCGACACCGATCTGAGCGGCTGGAAAGTGGTCATCGGCGGCGCGGCCCTGCCCCGCGCACTGGCGCAGCAGGCGCTGGCCCGTGGCATCGACATCTTCGGCGGCTACGGCATGTCCGAGACCTGCCCCCTGCTTACCCTCGCCCAGATCGATGCCACCGCCCTGGGCGGGTCGGACGAGGCGCTCTCGCTGCGCACCAAGGCCGGCATTCCGGTGCCCCTGGTCGACCTGCGCATCGTGGACGAAGACATGCACGATGTCGCCCACGATGGCGTGGCTACCGGCGAAGTGGTGGTGCGCGCGCCCTGGCTTACCCAGGGCTACCTGCACAACCCGGACGCGTCGGCGGCCTTGTGGGCCGGCGGTTACCTGCATACCGGGGACATCGGCAACATCGATGCCGCCGGCTACCTGCGCGTCGCCGATCGCATCAAGGACGTGATCAAGACCGGCGGCGAGTGGATCTCCTCGCTCGCCCTGGAGGACATCATCGCCCTGCATCCGGCGGTCAACGAAGTGGCCGTCATCGGTATCACCGACACGAAATGGGGCGAGCGACCGCTGCCCTTGGTGGTCAGGCATGCCGGCAGCGATGTCACCGAAGCCGAGATCATAGAACTGGTCGCCGCGCGCAGCCGCTCAGGCGATATCTCCCGCTTCGCGATCCCGGACCGCGTGAGCTTCGTGGATGCGATCGAACGCACCAGCGTGGGCAAGATCAACAAGAAGAAACTGCGCAGCCTGCATGACCTGGGCGCCGCCGCCGACGCGGGATGA